A window of the Microbulbifer aggregans genome harbors these coding sequences:
- a CDS encoding YceK/YidQ family lipoprotein produces MKQFSIFVMPVLLTACGTTTTLTSSDREIAANLKRQESNCESLPRIYSGVAYNLCKMNSNNNSIYFNWQLGLYFVDSVASAATDTIVLPLTAYSQAKNGSLQIDEQYRP; encoded by the coding sequence ATGAAGCAGTTTTCGATTTTTGTTATGCCCGTCCTTCTGACAGCATGCGGCACAACGACGACTCTAACCAGTTCAGACAGGGAAATAGCGGCAAACCTCAAACGTCAGGAATCGAATTGCGAGTCTCTACCGAGAATCTACAGCGGTGTCGCTTACAACTTGTGCAAGATGAACTCCAACAACAATTCGATTTACTTCAATTGGCAGCTTGGGCTATATTTTGTCGACAGCGTCGCCTCCGCAGCGACAGATACCATTGTGCTGCCATTGACTGCCTACAGCCAGGCAAAAAATGGCAGCCTGCAAATTGATGAGCAATACCGGCCATAA
- a CDS encoding VacB/RNase II family 3'-5' exoribonuclease has translation MLNADALKQLSQLKTDIRSTKEFAEGQVRGSNGKFGFVTLDDGREAFLPPAEMERVFPGDRVRVSLNDEEKGKLSAELDTLLESELKYLVGQYVQRGQGHFVQPSLPGFTRWIFLPPKGRGKAQPGDFIACTINRHPFKDGRSQARVETVIGKPDMPGIEHAYVVAQHRLPEAFGKAALEQAQDIAGKLESVVSQRQDLSGLGFVTIDAESTRDMDDALAVTARDGGWTLHVAVADPSSLIEPGTPLDKEAFKRAHSQYLPGETLPMLPRDLCEHQFSLLPGELRPVLVLHVDVDSDGSLGESSYEFAAIRSQHKLSYNQVAKFLEGDDSAVPAEQQESLRNLATMAESRTAYRAGHSLMMEDRPDYAIYLNEQRKIARIEKLERNAAQRIVEEAMLAANISMGQKLAELNQGCFSVHLGFRDERMGEVKSLLKEYLPEHAEKDLHQLDNYLALVKYLETHDEPQMQNLLAVLKRMLRPGQLSNTPGAHLGLGLESYATVTSPIRKYNDLHNHRVLRTAVEEEQLPALDDTNVEALQQSLICGRQANRALEQWLYCQFMQDKVGQEFTGKVTQVNGAGIGVRLDANGIDGFVRMNGDKKNPPEFDGKHLTLTHKGQTFRLEQPVTVKVSGVDVDKRRIALEVLESASAQ, from the coding sequence ATGCTGAATGCCGACGCCCTCAAGCAACTCTCCCAATTGAAGACCGATATCCGCTCCACCAAGGAGTTTGCCGAGGGCCAAGTGCGCGGCAGCAATGGCAAATTCGGCTTTGTCACCCTGGATGACGGGCGCGAGGCCTTCCTGCCCCCGGCAGAAATGGAACGCGTTTTCCCCGGCGACCGGGTACGGGTCAGCCTGAATGACGAAGAGAAAGGCAAGCTGTCCGCCGAACTGGACACCCTGCTGGAGTCCGAGCTCAAGTACCTGGTTGGGCAATACGTTCAGCGCGGCCAGGGTCACTTTGTACAACCGAGTCTGCCGGGCTTCACCCGCTGGATCTTCCTGCCACCCAAAGGCCGTGGCAAAGCCCAGCCCGGTGACTTCATCGCCTGCACCATCAACCGGCACCCGTTCAAGGATGGCCGTTCCCAGGCCAGGGTAGAAACCGTGATCGGCAAGCCGGATATGCCCGGCATCGAGCACGCCTATGTAGTGGCTCAGCACCGACTGCCTGAAGCCTTCGGCAAAGCGGCCCTGGAGCAGGCACAGGATATTGCCGGTAAGCTGGAATCAGTGGTCAGCCAGCGCCAGGACCTCTCGGGGCTGGGCTTCGTCACCATCGATGCCGAATCCACCCGCGATATGGATGATGCCCTGGCAGTAACCGCTCGAGATGGAGGCTGGACCCTGCATGTGGCCGTGGCCGATCCCTCCAGCCTGATCGAACCGGGCACCCCGCTAGACAAAGAGGCCTTCAAGCGCGCCCACAGCCAGTACCTGCCCGGCGAGACCCTGCCGATGCTGCCCCGGGACTTGTGTGAGCACCAGTTCTCCCTGCTGCCAGGTGAACTGCGCCCGGTACTGGTACTGCATGTCGATGTCGATAGCGACGGCAGCCTCGGCGAGTCCAGTTACGAGTTTGCCGCCATTCGCTCGCAGCACAAACTGAGCTACAACCAGGTGGCTAAGTTCCTCGAGGGAGACGACAGTGCAGTCCCGGCGGAACAGCAGGAGAGCCTGCGCAACCTCGCCACCATGGCAGAATCCCGCACTGCCTACCGCGCCGGCCACTCACTGATGATGGAAGACCGTCCGGATTACGCGATTTACCTCAACGAGCAGCGCAAGATTGCCCGCATCGAGAAACTGGAGCGCAACGCCGCACAGCGCATCGTGGAAGAGGCCATGCTCGCCGCCAATATCTCCATGGGGCAGAAGCTGGCGGAACTGAACCAGGGCTGCTTCTCCGTGCACCTGGGCTTCCGCGATGAGCGCATGGGTGAGGTGAAGAGCCTGCTGAAGGAATACCTGCCAGAGCACGCCGAGAAAGACCTGCACCAGCTGGACAATTATCTGGCACTGGTGAAATACCTCGAGACTCACGACGAGCCGCAGATGCAGAACCTGCTGGCCGTCCTGAAACGTATGCTGCGCCCCGGCCAGCTGTCCAACACTCCCGGCGCCCACCTGGGCCTTGGCCTGGAAAGCTATGCCACTGTTACCTCGCCGATCCGCAAGTACAACGACCTGCACAATCACCGCGTGCTGCGTACCGCAGTCGAAGAGGAGCAACTGCCAGCCCTGGACGACACAAATGTTGAGGCCCTGCAGCAAAGCCTGATCTGCGGCCGCCAGGCCAATCGTGCGCTGGAGCAGTGGCTCTACTGCCAGTTCATGCAGGACAAGGTGGGCCAGGAGTTCACCGGCAAGGTCACGCAGGTCAACGGCGCCGGCATCGGTGTGCGCCTCGATGCGAACGGCATCGACGGCTTCGTGCGTATGAACGGCGACAAGAAGAACCCGCCGGAATTCGACGGCAAACACCTGACGCTCACCCACAAGGGCCAGACCTTCCGTCTGGAGCAGCCGGTGACTGTCAAAGTCAGCGGTGTGGACGTGGACAAGCGCCGCATCGCCCTGGAAGTATTGGAATCCGCTTCGGCCCAATAA
- a CDS encoding NADH-quinone oxidoreductase subunit L, giving the protein MQAHFLDWLLALLVSLYPLAALLRVRWSVAIGMAGLALAAGLGSATLQWLTDLAPGRWFSPHPASPVVALIVTFIGFLVLRFSRNYLAGEPRLGVFQRRVLWLLGGVVLVVTTNHALMLLAGWVGISLALHSLLLFYPERPRAQLAAHKKFLLARLAELSLAIALLLLYLHHGSPWLSDIFSTADALSLQQQVAIILIAVAALIKCAQLPVHGWLIQVVEAPTPVSALLHAGVINLGGYLLILAAPLLAVSAAAQWLVLVVAGLTVVVATLAMCLQTSVKERLAWSTSAQMGLMLLECALGLHALALLHLAAHSCYKAHGFLAAADNMNKVLAQKLAGPPRWRYRVLPVLALSLGLWLLGVTPVALALLALTLVMVGPLGGLLIAVAYLAQKTLFETLLPSPFAPSWPETLWVCVIALLLLAGFMAQGDPKRVRFRHWLHAGLFLDHWATRLTLAVWPAPIEQLALLSAAKRNKESWS; this is encoded by the coding sequence ATGCAAGCACACTTTCTGGACTGGCTGTTGGCACTGTTGGTATCGCTCTATCCGCTGGCGGCGCTGCTGCGTGTGCGCTGGTCGGTGGCGATCGGCATGGCCGGCCTGGCGTTGGCTGCGGGTCTTGGCAGTGCGACTCTGCAGTGGCTGACTGATCTCGCCCCGGGCCGCTGGTTCAGCCCCCACCCGGCGAGCCCGGTGGTGGCTCTGATCGTTACTTTCATCGGCTTCCTGGTGCTGCGCTTCTCCCGCAATTACCTCGCGGGTGAGCCGCGGCTGGGCGTCTTCCAGCGCCGTGTTCTCTGGTTGCTGGGTGGCGTCGTGCTGGTGGTGACCACCAACCATGCGCTGATGCTGCTGGCGGGTTGGGTCGGCATCAGCCTGGCGCTGCATAGCCTTTTGCTCTTCTACCCGGAGCGCCCGCGGGCGCAGCTGGCGGCGCACAAGAAGTTCCTGCTGGCGCGGTTGGCTGAACTCTCGCTGGCGATTGCCCTGTTACTGCTCTACCTCCATCACGGCAGCCCCTGGCTCAGCGATATCTTCTCCACGGCTGATGCGCTGTCGCTGCAACAGCAGGTAGCGATCATCCTGATCGCGGTGGCGGCACTGATCAAATGTGCCCAGCTGCCGGTGCACGGCTGGCTGATCCAGGTGGTGGAGGCGCCGACGCCAGTGTCGGCACTGCTGCACGCCGGCGTGATCAACCTTGGCGGATACCTGCTGATTCTGGCCGCGCCATTGCTGGCGGTGTCGGCGGCAGCTCAGTGGTTGGTGTTGGTCGTGGCCGGGCTCACGGTGGTCGTGGCCACCCTTGCCATGTGTCTGCAGACCAGCGTCAAAGAGCGGCTGGCTTGGTCGACCAGTGCGCAGATGGGCCTGATGTTGCTGGAGTGTGCCCTTGGTCTCCATGCACTGGCACTGCTGCACCTGGCAGCGCACAGTTGCTACAAGGCGCACGGCTTCCTCGCTGCCGCCGACAACATGAACAAGGTGCTGGCGCAGAAGCTGGCCGGGCCACCCCGTTGGCGCTACCGGGTGTTGCCGGTGCTGGCCCTGAGTCTCGGCCTCTGGCTGCTGGGGGTTACCCCGGTCGCGCTGGCCTTACTGGCGCTGACCCTGGTTATGGTCGGTCCCTTGGGCGGATTGCTGATCGCTGTTGCCTACCTCGCCCAGAAAACCCTGTTTGAAACGCTGTTGCCCAGCCCCTTTGCACCGAGCTGGCCGGAGACCCTCTGGGTGTGTGTGATAGCACTGCTGCTACTGGCCGGCTTTATGGCCCAGGGCGATCCCAAACGCGTCCGTTTCAGGCACTGGCTGCACGCCGGCCTGTTCCTCGATCACTGGGCGACGCGCCTGACGCTGGCAGTCTGGCCCGCCCCCATCGAGCAGCTTGCGCTTCTCTCCGCTGCAAAACGTAACAAGGAGTCCTGGTCATGA
- a CDS encoding YbcC family protein gives MSLTDACARIAPAWPLDQLIAVNPWWPLVDQPMPEVSARLAALGGVRCLMSVDHYRSQNISAVALAAAAEEQGVPLAEVQTCRDTAAPRHWQSLAAMHQQSEAFSWRDAIVDQISRCCAMYWQEADQLYRHWLAHTRDEKGLALLMGCPELRKLLKKLPDNAEAMLELAQTALGIREEDACSLGHGWLLEINGWASAAAYQHWQADLAGEERQCLQQLLAIRLAWEWLTLQLAGQELLASWQQQSIPLLIEAHRSHQRLAWVWQRAAELDYQHGLARELAQPAEPQQSTRLQAVFCIDVRSEPMRRALEAQHAGIETRGFAGFFGLPLGYRPAGGKYQRPQLPGLLAPQIWVREAQPAKPGPIKLKRKTYWQRLMAASPGTFGAVEATGLAYAARLVKRSFWPSAPQQPVNRLLRESRGEFVLEDASGPLSVERQAELLAGVLNAMGLTEPAPLVLLVGHGSSTCNNPHAAGLDCGACGGQSGELNVRVLAQLANDPAVREKLARTHGIFLPPGSRFVAALHDTTADNIHCFDEVDAEVKEWLSRAGEQARAERAPRFGEASGKSLERRGWDWSQTRPEWGLAGNAAFVIAPRALTRNANLGGRVFLHDYDWEADSGYRQLETLLTAPMLVTHWINMQYNASVTDPQRYGSGNKILHNLVDNLGVLEGQGGDLRIGLSLQAVNDGKNWQHRPQRLCVVVAAPAEPLRALVSKHGVVRQLVDNHWLTLLRLDEDGNLFRLYRGEFRQEVL, from the coding sequence ATGAGCCTTACCGATGCCTGTGCCCGCATTGCCCCGGCGTGGCCGCTGGATCAGCTGATCGCGGTCAACCCCTGGTGGCCGCTGGTGGATCAGCCCATGCCGGAAGTTTCGGCACGATTGGCTGCACTGGGTGGTGTGCGTTGCCTGATGAGTGTGGATCACTACCGGTCTCAGAATATCAGTGCGGTCGCGCTGGCCGCTGCGGCCGAGGAGCAGGGCGTGCCGCTGGCTGAAGTCCAGACCTGCCGCGACACCGCGGCACCGCGGCACTGGCAGTCGCTCGCAGCAATGCATCAACAGAGTGAAGCCTTCAGCTGGCGCGATGCGATCGTCGACCAGATCAGTCGCTGCTGTGCCATGTACTGGCAGGAAGCGGATCAGCTCTACCGACACTGGCTGGCACATACCCGCGATGAAAAAGGGCTCGCCTTGCTGATGGGCTGCCCCGAGTTGCGAAAATTACTGAAAAAGCTGCCTGATAATGCCGAGGCAATGCTGGAGCTGGCGCAGACTGCGCTGGGCATCCGCGAGGAGGATGCCTGCTCCCTGGGTCACGGCTGGCTACTGGAGATCAACGGTTGGGCGTCTGCCGCAGCCTACCAGCACTGGCAGGCCGATCTGGCTGGTGAGGAGCGCCAGTGCCTTCAGCAACTGTTGGCGATCCGGCTGGCCTGGGAGTGGCTGACCCTGCAGCTGGCAGGGCAAGAGCTGCTGGCCAGTTGGCAGCAGCAATCCATTCCGTTGCTGATCGAGGCGCACCGATCACATCAGCGCCTGGCCTGGGTCTGGCAGAGGGCCGCTGAGCTCGACTATCAGCACGGCCTGGCTCGTGAACTGGCACAGCCGGCCGAGCCCCAGCAAAGCACGAGGTTGCAGGCGGTCTTCTGCATCGATGTGCGCTCAGAGCCGATGCGTCGGGCGCTGGAAGCACAGCACGCGGGGATCGAAACGCGGGGCTTCGCCGGCTTCTTCGGCCTGCCGCTCGGCTATCGTCCCGCCGGCGGAAAGTACCAGCGTCCGCAATTGCCTGGACTGCTGGCGCCGCAGATTTGGGTGCGCGAGGCACAGCCGGCCAAGCCCGGCCCAATCAAGTTAAAGCGCAAGACTTACTGGCAGCGATTGATGGCGGCCTCACCCGGTACCTTTGGTGCGGTGGAGGCAACGGGCCTTGCCTATGCCGCCCGCCTGGTAAAGCGCAGTTTCTGGCCGAGCGCGCCGCAGCAACCGGTGAACCGGCTGTTGAGGGAGTCCCGAGGGGAATTTGTACTGGAGGATGCCAGCGGCCCCCTCAGCGTCGAGCGTCAGGCTGAGTTGCTGGCCGGGGTGCTCAACGCGATGGGGCTCACCGAGCCCGCACCACTGGTATTGCTTGTCGGGCATGGCAGCAGCACCTGTAACAACCCCCATGCCGCGGGGCTCGATTGCGGTGCCTGCGGTGGTCAAAGCGGCGAACTCAATGTGCGCGTGCTGGCCCAGCTGGCCAATGATCCGGCGGTGCGGGAGAAGCTTGCCCGAACTCATGGCATTTTTCTGCCGCCGGGCAGCCGCTTTGTGGCCGCTCTGCACGATACCACCGCCGACAATATTCACTGTTTCGACGAGGTGGATGCCGAGGTAAAGGAATGGTTGTCCCGGGCGGGCGAGCAGGCCCGTGCGGAGCGGGCGCCGCGCTTCGGCGAGGCCAGTGGTAAGTCTCTTGAGCGGCGGGGTTGGGACTGGTCCCAGACCCGGCCCGAATGGGGGCTTGCCGGCAATGCTGCTTTTGTGATCGCGCCGCGTGCACTGACCAGGAATGCGAACCTGGGCGGGCGGGTATTCCTGCACGATTACGACTGGGAAGCGGATAGCGGCTACCGCCAGCTGGAAACACTACTGACGGCGCCGATGCTGGTCACCCACTGGATCAACATGCAGTACAACGCCTCGGTAACCGATCCGCAGCGCTACGGCAGCGGCAACAAGATTTTGCATAACCTGGTCGACAACCTCGGCGTGCTCGAAGGGCAGGGCGGGGATCTCCGGATTGGTCTCTCCCTGCAGGCGGTGAACGACGGCAAGAACTGGCAGCACCGCCCACAGCGACTGTGTGTAGTGGTCGCGGCACCGGCAGAACCGCTGCGGGCGCTGGTCAGCAAGCACGGCGTAGTTCGTCAGTTGGTGGATAACCACTGGCTGACCCTTTTGCGCCTCGATGAGGACGGCAATTTATTCCGGCTTTACCGCGGTGAATTTCGACAGGAGGTTTTGTAA
- a CDS encoding zinc metallopeptidase produces the protein MIFGLGALLFALLVYGPSLWVRFVMWRHSKQVEAMPGTGGELARHLVERFALEGVTVERGQPDQDHYNPAEKIVSLSPRVHDGKSLTAVAVAAHEVGHAIQFIRNEPVSHLRQKHLGKAFFIRKIGTGLLLFLSTVALVVKIPHLFALAIGLGIITMLASALMYAAILPEEYDASFNKALPILEEGYVPRQHLPAIRSVLKAAALTYFAGALAEILSLWRWLRFIR, from the coding sequence ATGATTTTCGGACTGGGGGCACTGCTCTTTGCACTGCTGGTGTACGGCCCATCACTTTGGGTGCGCTTCGTGATGTGGCGCCACTCAAAACAGGTGGAAGCCATGCCCGGGACCGGCGGGGAGCTGGCGCGCCACCTCGTGGAGCGCTTCGCGCTGGAGGGTGTCACTGTCGAGCGTGGCCAGCCGGACCAGGATCATTACAACCCTGCGGAAAAGATCGTTTCCCTCAGCCCCCGTGTCCATGATGGCAAGTCACTGACGGCGGTCGCCGTGGCCGCACACGAGGTGGGCCATGCGATTCAATTCATTCGCAACGAACCTGTCAGCCACCTGAGACAGAAACACCTGGGCAAGGCATTCTTTATTCGGAAAATCGGTACAGGCCTTCTCCTGTTTCTCTCGACTGTCGCCCTGGTAGTAAAAATCCCGCACCTGTTTGCCCTGGCCATCGGCCTCGGCATTATCACGATGCTGGCCTCGGCCTTGATGTATGCCGCCATCCTCCCCGAGGAATACGATGCCAGCTTCAACAAGGCACTGCCGATACTGGAAGAAGGGTATGTGCCGAGGCAGCACCTGCCGGCAATCCGCTCGGTGCTGAAGGCCGCAGCACTGACCTATTTTGCAGGTGCTCTGGCGGAGATTCTCAGCTTGTGGCGGTGGCTTCGTTTTATCCGCTGA
- a CDS encoding Glu/Leu/Phe/Val dehydrogenase dimerization domain-containing protein, producing MSIFSHPAYDKHEQVAFYQDAKSGLKAIIAVHNTNLGPSLGGCRMWPYADDGEALNDVLRLSRGMTYKSAMAGLKLGGGKSVIIGDPRKEKSPELLRAMGDFINTLGGRYITAEDSGTSVEDMHVIGERTKFVSGVIEGSEHGGDPSPSTAYGVFVGLKAAAEHRWGKTDLSGLKVSLQGVGNVGFRLAKLLKEAGAELFVTDIFQDNIDRAVNELGATAVGADEIFDLDVDLFAPCAMGAILNDDTIARLKVGAIAGAANNQLAEERHAAVLREKGILYAPDYVINAGGIIDVYYQQQGDYKPAQVKEHIDTIGSTMQEVFQRADETGETTAHVADRVAEERFGHEDTLKNDTAAA from the coding sequence ATGAGTATTTTTTCCCATCCCGCCTATGACAAGCACGAACAAGTTGCTTTCTATCAGGATGCCAAAAGCGGCCTGAAGGCGATTATTGCGGTGCACAACACCAATCTGGGACCCTCACTGGGTGGCTGTCGCATGTGGCCGTACGCCGATGACGGCGAGGCCCTCAACGACGTACTGCGCCTGTCCCGCGGTATGACCTACAAATCTGCCATGGCCGGCCTGAAGCTGGGCGGTGGCAAGTCTGTGATTATCGGCGATCCGCGCAAAGAAAAGTCTCCGGAACTGCTGCGTGCCATGGGTGACTTCATCAACACCCTGGGTGGCCGCTACATTACCGCCGAAGACTCGGGCACCAGTGTCGAAGACATGCACGTGATCGGCGAGCGCACCAAGTTCGTCTCCGGTGTGATCGAAGGCTCCGAACACGGCGGCGACCCGTCTCCCTCCACTGCCTATGGCGTTTTCGTGGGCTTGAAAGCAGCCGCTGAACACCGCTGGGGCAAAACCGACCTGAGCGGCCTCAAAGTGTCCCTGCAGGGCGTGGGCAATGTGGGTTTCCGTCTCGCCAAGCTGCTGAAAGAGGCGGGTGCCGAACTGTTTGTGACCGATATCTTCCAGGACAACATCGATCGCGCCGTCAATGAGCTGGGTGCTACCGCTGTTGGTGCCGATGAGATCTTCGACCTGGATGTGGACCTGTTCGCCCCCTGTGCCATGGGCGCGATCCTGAATGACGACACCATTGCCCGCCTGAAGGTGGGTGCGATTGCCGGCGCAGCCAACAACCAGCTGGCGGAAGAGCGTCACGCGGCAGTGCTGCGTGAAAAGGGCATCCTGTACGCGCCGGATTACGTGATCAATGCAGGCGGCATCATCGACGTTTATTACCAGCAGCAGGGCGATTACAAGCCTGCGCAGGTCAAAGAGCACATCGATACGATCGGCAGCACCATGCAGGAAGTCTTCCAGCGCGCTGACGAGACCGGTGAAACCACTGCACATGTGGCAGACCGGGTGGCCGAAGAGCGTTTCGGTCACGAAGACACATTGAAAAACGATACGGCGGCAGCCTGA
- a CDS encoding L-threonylcarbamoyladenylate synthase, with the protein MKTEYLDKGSINRAAELLSAGELVALPTETVYGLAADACNRAAVAATFQAKGRPADHPLIVHLSSVEEMAFWAASVPQEAWALANRFWPGPLTLLLRKGKRVPDVITGGRDTVALRLPAHPMFLLVLKRLGRAVTAPSANLHKRLSPTSAGDVQRELDGRIGAVLDGGDCALGLESTILDLTGSPRILRPGPVSAMEIEACLGETVIQPLEHSVAVAGNMREHYRPQAPVWLVPAGALNAVVGQVESERFGVLHMPGNRPPTGRCIEMPPAAQDFGALLYRQMRNMDESGCEAILVEEPPADAAWSAIHDRLHRAALSVATEARVINEALQLQAVKAG; encoded by the coding sequence GTGAAAACCGAATATCTCGACAAGGGTTCCATCAACCGGGCAGCCGAATTGCTCTCCGCTGGGGAGCTGGTGGCACTGCCCACTGAAACTGTCTATGGCCTGGCGGCCGACGCGTGCAACCGGGCGGCGGTCGCCGCCACTTTTCAGGCCAAGGGGCGGCCGGCGGATCACCCGTTGATCGTGCACCTGAGTAGTGTGGAAGAGATGGCTTTCTGGGCGGCGTCAGTACCTCAGGAAGCCTGGGCGCTGGCGAACAGGTTCTGGCCGGGCCCGCTGACACTGCTGCTGCGAAAAGGAAAGCGGGTTCCAGATGTGATCACCGGTGGGCGCGACACCGTCGCCCTGCGTTTGCCAGCACACCCAATGTTCCTCCTGGTGCTGAAGCGGCTGGGCCGCGCGGTTACCGCACCGTCGGCCAATCTCCACAAGCGCCTGAGTCCGACATCGGCGGGGGACGTGCAGCGCGAGCTGGACGGCCGCATCGGGGCGGTGCTCGATGGCGGCGACTGTGCATTGGGGCTGGAGTCGACAATCCTCGATTTAACCGGTTCGCCACGTATTCTGCGTCCGGGGCCTGTTAGCGCCATGGAGATCGAGGCGTGCCTGGGAGAGACGGTAATTCAGCCGCTGGAGCATTCGGTCGCCGTCGCGGGCAATATGCGCGAGCACTATCGTCCCCAGGCGCCGGTCTGGCTCGTGCCAGCGGGGGCCCTCAATGCGGTGGTAGGCCAGGTGGAGTCAGAGCGATTCGGTGTGCTTCACATGCCGGGTAACCGGCCTCCGACGGGTCGCTGCATCGAGATGCCACCCGCTGCACAGGATTTCGGAGCGCTCCTCTACAGACAGATGCGAAACATGGACGAGAGTGGCTGCGAGGCGATCCTCGTCGAGGAGCCACCGGCAGATGCCGCCTGGTCCGCCATCCATGACCGCCTGCACCGTGCCGCCCTGTCCGTTGCCACCGAAGCTCGAGTGATCAATGAGGCGCTGCAGCTGCAAGCGGTGAAAGCCGGTTAG
- a CDS encoding aminoacyl-histidine dipeptidase: MTSIAELNPTPLWKHFAKLCEIPRPSKHEEKVVAYILDFCKERGLDVKLDQIGNIIIKKPATPGMEDRKTLAMQSHVDMVPQKNADTDHDFLKDPIKAYVEGEWVTAEGTTLGADNGIGVAAILALLESTDIPHPPLEALLTIDEEAGMTGAKHLQPGHFEAELLLNLDTEDEGELYVGCAGGVDINVTLPYSATGMPADHRAFRLSVRGLRGGHSGLDIDKGRGNANKIANRIIDIALREITDLHTASLDGGSLRNAIPRESFSTITVPAEHAERLMEIVLQETAVIKAELDNEAKLEITIEETDRPASVMDPATQQKLIRAIRCCPNGVARMSTDLEGIADTSNNLARVVTEEVDGQHQVRIQCLVRSLSDSARDDHGLNVAATFELTGAKVSLDNAYPGWTPNIHSPLLKLMKDVYQDMTGEEPLVKVIHAGLECGLLAKPYPHWDMVSFGPTIRRAHSPEERVHIESVGNFWEYFLKVVQAIPSRH; this comes from the coding sequence ATGACCAGTATTGCCGAGCTCAACCCAACACCACTGTGGAAGCATTTCGCCAAACTCTGCGAAATCCCCCGCCCCTCTAAGCACGAAGAAAAGGTGGTGGCCTACATCCTCGACTTCTGTAAAGAGCGCGGTCTGGACGTCAAGCTGGACCAGATCGGCAATATCATTATCAAGAAGCCCGCCACGCCGGGCATGGAAGACCGCAAGACGCTGGCCATGCAGAGCCACGTGGACATGGTGCCGCAGAAAAATGCCGACACCGACCACGACTTTCTCAAAGACCCCATCAAAGCGTATGTTGAGGGCGAATGGGTAACCGCTGAGGGCACTACCCTGGGCGCCGACAACGGCATCGGCGTCGCCGCCATCCTCGCCCTGCTGGAAAGCACCGACATCCCGCACCCGCCGCTGGAAGCGCTGCTCACCATCGATGAGGAAGCCGGCATGACCGGCGCCAAGCACCTGCAGCCGGGCCACTTCGAGGCAGAATTACTGCTAAACCTAGATACCGAGGACGAGGGCGAACTGTACGTGGGTTGCGCCGGCGGTGTGGATATCAATGTCACCCTGCCCTATTCCGCCACTGGTATGCCGGCGGATCACAGGGCATTCAGGCTGAGCGTGCGCGGTCTGCGCGGTGGTCACTCCGGCCTCGACATCGACAAGGGTCGCGGCAACGCCAACAAGATCGCCAACCGCATTATTGATATCGCCCTGCGCGAAATCACCGACCTGCACACCGCGAGCCTCGACGGCGGCAGCCTGCGCAACGCCATTCCGCGTGAATCATTCAGCACCATTACCGTACCGGCAGAGCACGCCGAACGGCTGATGGAAATCGTGCTGCAGGAAACCGCCGTCATCAAGGCGGAGCTGGACAACGAAGCCAAGCTGGAAATCACCATCGAGGAAACCGACAGGCCCGCGAGCGTGATGGACCCGGCCACGCAACAGAAGTTGATCCGCGCCATTCGCTGCTGCCCCAACGGGGTCGCCCGCATGAGCACTGACCTGGAAGGCATCGCCGATACCTCCAACAACCTGGCCCGCGTCGTCACCGAGGAGGTGGACGGCCAGCATCAGGTACGCATCCAGTGCCTGGTACGCAGCCTGTCCGACAGCGCCCGTGACGACCACGGCCTCAACGTTGCCGCCACCTTTGAGTTAACTGGTGCCAAGGTATCACTGGACAACGCCTACCCCGGCTGGACGCCCAACATCCACTCGCCGCTGCTGAAGTTGATGAAGGATGTCTACCAGGATATGACCGGCGAAGAACCGCTGGTGAAGGTCATTCACGCCGGCCTCGAGTGCGGCCTGCTGGCCAAGCCCTACCCCCACTGGGACATGGTCTCCTTCGGCCCCACCATCCGCCGCGCGCACTCGCCGGAAGAGCGGGTACATATCGAGAGCGTGGGGAATTTCTGGGAGTACTTCCTGAAGGTGGTTCAGGCCATTCCCTCCCGCCATTGA